A single window of Sporosarcina sp. FSL W7-1349 DNA harbors:
- a CDS encoding BCCT family transporter produces the protein MKKISNVFYITIGLIVLAVGYGVILPKQFESVTETVKGVVSSVFGWYYMLLITLLLVISIFLIFSPFGRIRLGKDTDRPQFNTITWIAMLFSAGMGIGLVFYGAAEPLSHYAINPATEEPNTNAAYKEAFRQTFFHYGIHVWALYGIVALALAYFQFRKEEPGLVSATLKPIFGDKMNGIWGTVIDVLAVFATAFGVATSLGFGALQINAGLHYLFDIEIGIRAQFIIVSIVTVLFIYSAWSGLSKGIRYLSNTNLVLTLALLGFVLILGPTLLIFNMFTDSIGGYLSHLVDMSLRTSPLNKTDRAWLENWTIFYWAWWISWAPFVSMFIARVSKGRTIREFMVGVLVAPVFLSFIWFSAFGTTAIEIQRAGVIDLAASDTSLIVFQMFSSLPWSSITSGFTILLIASFFITSADSATFVLGMQSTYGSLTPTNPVKFVWGLIQSTIALILLSVGGLSALQNTIIIAALPFSFVILMMVFSLFKSLKEEVRVPKGTQAFNPPGLRKTKKQGGEE, from the coding sequence ATGAAAAAAATATCGAATGTCTTCTATATAACAATCGGTCTGATTGTGTTGGCGGTCGGATACGGCGTCATCTTGCCAAAACAATTCGAATCCGTCACAGAAACAGTCAAAGGTGTGGTATCCTCCGTTTTTGGATGGTATTATATGCTACTTATCACTTTGTTGCTTGTCATTAGCATCTTTCTGATTTTCAGTCCATTCGGCAGAATTCGACTCGGAAAGGATACGGATCGCCCACAATTCAACACAATCACTTGGATTGCGATGCTGTTTTCCGCCGGAATGGGCATCGGTTTGGTATTCTATGGAGCTGCTGAACCACTCTCCCATTATGCCATCAATCCCGCAACCGAAGAGCCGAATACGAATGCGGCCTACAAGGAGGCTTTTCGGCAAACGTTTTTCCATTACGGTATCCATGTTTGGGCTTTGTATGGAATTGTCGCTCTTGCACTAGCCTATTTCCAGTTCCGCAAAGAGGAACCTGGTTTAGTTTCCGCAACACTTAAACCAATCTTCGGAGATAAAATGAACGGAATTTGGGGTACGGTCATCGATGTTCTCGCCGTATTTGCAACAGCATTCGGTGTAGCCACTTCCCTTGGCTTCGGCGCCTTGCAAATCAATGCGGGACTCCACTACTTATTCGATATCGAAATAGGGATCCGTGCTCAATTCATTATCGTCTCCATTGTGACGGTGTTGTTCATTTATTCAGCATGGTCGGGATTAAGCAAAGGTATCCGGTATCTGTCCAATACGAACCTTGTGCTAACCCTCGCCCTTTTAGGGTTCGTTTTAATTTTGGGGCCTACCTTACTCATATTTAATATGTTCACCGATTCAATCGGCGGATATCTGTCCCATTTGGTCGATATGAGTTTGAGAACATCTCCATTGAATAAAACGGATCGGGCATGGCTCGAAAATTGGACTATTTTCTATTGGGCTTGGTGGATTTCCTGGGCACCTTTCGTCAGCATGTTCATTGCACGGGTTTCAAAAGGGCGGACAATCCGTGAATTCATGGTCGGTGTGTTAGTAGCGCCCGTTTTTCTAAGTTTCATTTGGTTTTCAGCTTTTGGAACGACAGCCATTGAGATACAACGCGCCGGCGTGATCGATTTGGCAGCTAGCGACACCTCGCTTATTGTGTTTCAGATGTTCAGCTCCCTTCCTTGGTCGTCAATTACATCCGGTTTCACCATTTTGCTGATCGCATCGTTTTTCATCACGTCCGCAGACTCGGCAACATTTGTATTGGGAATGCAATCCACTTACGGATCGCTGACGCCGACGAACCCGGTAAAATTCGTTTGGGGCTTAATCCAGTCTACGATCGCTTTGATCCTATTATCGGTCGGCGGACTTTCCGCCTTGCAAAACACCATAATCATCGCTGCGTTACCGTTTTCGTTCGTCATCCTGATGATGGTATTCTCCCTGTTTAAATCCTTAAAAGAGGAAGTGCGAGTACCAAAGGGAACGCAGGCGTTTAATCCGCCCGGTTTGAGGAAAACTAAAAAACAAGGCGGAGAGGAGTGA
- a CDS encoding TAXI family TRAP transporter solute-binding subunit, translated as MNKIWKRMLLIGAMTALAALVSACGNDAEEAGAEGTSSSKKPTILNFPTASTTGTIYPLGAAMANLWDQKVDGIRVNAQASNGGVDNLNLLKDGEAHISFATTGIIWEAYNGERSFKDRKYEDVRIIAGLYYNPNQFVVRKDAGIESVTDLKGKRFAPGSVGSTPEVESSIILPAYGLNYPDDIKENFVGFTEAIDLMRNKQLDGALIQAGLPSAAVTEMTSTADGKLIGMEPEIRKALMDEYPWYSEMTIPKGTYDNQDEDIDTLAIKMMLITDASVGDDVIYELSKSFWENIESLESAHAIVKQMDIENAVTELADIPLHPGAERYYQEAGLLD; from the coding sequence GTGAACAAGATATGGAAAAGAATGTTGTTGATTGGTGCAATGACTGCACTCGCTGCGCTTGTAAGTGCATGTGGAAACGATGCGGAGGAAGCGGGCGCGGAAGGCACTTCGTCCAGTAAGAAGCCGACCATCTTGAATTTCCCGACGGCTTCCACTACAGGGACCATTTATCCGTTGGGTGCAGCAATGGCCAACTTGTGGGATCAGAAGGTGGACGGAATAAGAGTTAATGCCCAAGCTTCCAATGGCGGCGTTGATAACTTGAATCTGCTGAAAGATGGCGAAGCGCATATTTCGTTTGCGACTACGGGTATTATTTGGGAAGCGTATAATGGCGAACGGAGTTTTAAAGATCGCAAGTATGAAGACGTTCGGATTATCGCGGGTCTTTATTACAACCCGAACCAATTTGTTGTTCGCAAAGACGCGGGCATCGAGTCGGTTACTGATTTGAAAGGGAAGCGTTTCGCGCCTGGCTCTGTCGGAAGTACGCCTGAAGTGGAGTCCAGCATCATTTTACCGGCATACGGATTGAACTATCCGGACGATATTAAAGAGAATTTCGTTGGATTTACAGAAGCAATCGACTTAATGCGAAATAAGCAACTGGATGGGGCTTTGATTCAAGCGGGATTGCCGAGTGCTGCGGTAACGGAGATGACTTCGACAGCCGACGGAAAACTGATCGGCATGGAGCCGGAAATTCGAAAAGCGTTAATGGACGAGTATCCATGGTATTCGGAAATGACCATTCCAAAGGGAACCTATGATAATCAAGACGAAGATATAGATACTCTGGCAATTAAGATGATGCTGATCACGGATGCCTCTGTCGGGGATGACGTGATTTATGAACTTTCGAAATCGTTCTGGGAAAACATCGAATCCTTGGAATCTGCACATGCGATCGTGAAGCAAATGGATATCGAAAATGCGGTAACCGAATTGGCAGACATCCCGCTTCACCCGGGTGCGGAACGTTACTATCAGGAGGCGGGTCTCCTTGATTAA
- a CDS encoding trypsin-like peptidase domain-containing protein, whose amino-acid sequence MFCTHCGHPNGKGARYCGGCGQSMAQTGRKGWMITISIACLLMLGGVGYGFIQVLGEGDVKSVTHIEPAKVPESPIKEPIADNKDATPKSEMAPKEKEKTQVIRETLPRVFTIFTEDGLGSGFLYAKGGLIVTNAHVVAGYTDVVVRNSDGKDAAGKVIGISDKYDVALIRSEAYRNLQPLHAESVETPIGTEVIALGSPTGLENTASIGYLTGLNRDIELGFIYEKAYQIDAQIDNGSSGGPLLDAKTGKVIGINSLIRTDNRRFGFSIPLYTVTPLIDSWVKNPMTERQVASLFGVYENYTVADSYDEDSYYDDYQDFYENEEDYVPECTGFFDPDHLEDFILEFRSTYETALLYEEFHFIEDFLLPGSSAYKEYRDYFNEIANQGMHFEFYENVVTNLAIQHDTALLSTYETFNFINASGDERFYEKEKIYEVLLDEEGYYRIKQVKNK is encoded by the coding sequence ATGTTTTGCACGCATTGTGGACACCCGAATGGGAAAGGGGCCCGTTACTGTGGCGGCTGCGGTCAATCAATGGCGCAGACAGGACGAAAAGGCTGGATGATTACCATCTCCATCGCCTGTCTGCTTATGCTCGGCGGGGTCGGATATGGATTTATCCAAGTGCTTGGAGAAGGTGATGTGAAATCCGTTACCCACATCGAACCGGCGAAAGTACCAGAATCGCCGATCAAAGAGCCTATAGCCGACAATAAAGATGCCACGCCAAAAAGCGAAATGGCTCCTAAAGAAAAGGAGAAGACCCAAGTCATCCGGGAGACGCTGCCGCGCGTGTTCACAATTTTCACGGAGGATGGCCTTGGCTCAGGTTTTCTCTATGCGAAAGGCGGCCTGATCGTGACGAATGCCCATGTCGTAGCGGGTTACACGGATGTCGTTGTGCGGAATTCGGATGGAAAGGATGCCGCCGGGAAAGTCATCGGCATTTCGGATAAGTATGATGTGGCGCTGATTCGGTCAGAGGCATACCGGAACTTACAGCCGCTCCATGCGGAATCTGTCGAAACGCCGATCGGAACCGAAGTTATTGCGCTCGGCAGTCCGACCGGCTTGGAAAACACCGCCTCCATCGGCTATTTGACCGGGTTGAACCGGGATATCGAACTGGGTTTCATTTATGAAAAAGCGTATCAAATTGATGCCCAAATCGATAACGGCAGCAGCGGCGGGCCGCTGCTCGATGCCAAGACGGGCAAAGTGATCGGCATCAATTCTTTGATTCGAACCGATAATAGACGATTCGGCTTTTCCATTCCGTTGTATACCGTTACGCCGCTCATCGATTCCTGGGTAAAGAATCCGATGACGGAACGGCAAGTCGCATCGCTTTTCGGCGTGTACGAAAATTACACCGTCGCCGACTCCTATGATGAGGACAGCTATTACGACGATTACCAGGACTTCTATGAAAATGAAGAAGATTATGTTCCAGAGTGCACCGGCTTTTTCGACCCGGACCATCTGGAGGATTTCATTCTAGAATTCCGATCCACATATGAAACGGCTTTGTTATATGAGGAATTTCATTTCATTGAAGACTTCTTACTCCCCGGCAGCTCCGCCTACAAGGAATACCGTGACTATTTCAATGAAATCGCCAACCAGGGCATGCACTTTGAATTTTACGAAAACGTCGTTACCAATCTTGCCATCCAGCACGACACTGCTCTCCTATCCACCTATGAAACCTTCAATTTCATCAACGCCTCTGGAGATGAACGGTTTTATGAAAAAGAAAAGATTTATGAAGTATTGTTAGATGAAGAAGGATATTATCGGATCAAACAAGTGAAGAATAAGTAG
- the pheA gene encoding prephenate dehydratase, whose protein sequence is MIKELILPRGKGEPDSMKKSERRIGYLGPVGTFTGLAVHALFPDEEMTNLHAFPTIENCLLAAHQRTTDVTVVPIENSIGGSVSMTLDWLIHEVEVPIQAEVRLPVHHELLAHPAQAEQTEFETVYAHPQALKQCDQYLRTHYPEIEQRPMNSSAEAAWLVANNPDKPWLSISNFIAKEIYELEAIQSNIENNGMNMTRFIALGYEELDLRADFQKSSMIVSFPENELMTLHQVLGLVDRYDIKPTKIESAPMKTELGHYVFFIDLDTTGKSDAYQQLCQDIRNLGCSLRHLGTYPTLIADIAYGGDR, encoded by the coding sequence TTGATTAAGGAGTTGATTCTTCCGCGAGGGAAAGGTGAACCGGATTCGATGAAAAAATCAGAACGGAGGATTGGCTATCTTGGTCCCGTTGGCACGTTCACAGGGCTGGCCGTCCATGCTTTATTTCCAGATGAGGAAATGACCAATCTTCATGCGTTTCCTACGATTGAAAACTGTCTGTTGGCAGCACATCAACGCACAACCGATGTGACGGTTGTGCCGATTGAAAATTCCATCGGGGGATCAGTCAGCATGACACTTGATTGGCTAATTCATGAGGTGGAAGTGCCAATCCAAGCGGAGGTCCGGCTGCCTGTCCATCATGAACTATTGGCGCATCCGGCGCAAGCGGAGCAGACGGAGTTCGAAACCGTCTATGCCCATCCGCAAGCGTTGAAGCAATGTGATCAATACTTGCGGACACATTATCCGGAAATTGAGCAAAGGCCGATGAATAGCTCGGCGGAAGCGGCTTGGCTTGTCGCCAACAATCCGGACAAGCCTTGGCTCTCCATCTCCAATTTCATCGCCAAGGAAATCTATGAGCTAGAAGCGATTCAAAGCAATATTGAAAACAATGGGATGAACATGACCCGTTTCATCGCGCTTGGCTATGAAGAACTGGACTTACGGGCGGATTTTCAAAAATCGTCGATGATTGTTTCATTTCCTGAAAATGAACTCATGACACTTCATCAAGTTTTGGGTCTTGTCGACAGATATGACATCAAGCCGACAAAAATTGAATCAGCTCCAATGAAAACAGAACTCGGGCATTATGTATTTTTCATCGATCTTGATACGACCGGGAAATCGGATGCCTACCAACAACTCTGCCAAGACATTCGCAATCTAGGCTGCAGCCTCCGCCACCTTGGGACTTATCCGACATTGATTGCGGATATTGCGTATGGCGGGGATCGTTGA
- a CDS encoding YfhE family protein: MGEKKEPHVQLTEKNNGSSSTQEVLYADEYKKADKAAKQKAAEQNNQN, encoded by the coding sequence ATGGGTGAAAAGAAAGAGCCGCATGTGCAATTGACCGAGAAAAACAATGGTTCGTCATCGACACAAGAAGTTTTGTATGCGGACGAATACAAAAAAGCAGACAAAGCAGCAAAACAGAAAGCGGCTGAACAGAATAATCAAAACTGA